The following are from one region of the Fusarium keratoplasticum isolate Fu6.1 chromosome 4, whole genome shotgun sequence genome:
- a CDS encoding PseudoU-synth-1 domain-containing protein, which translates to MAADNEAPVASSASESKPAQGLGDSNAASNNGQSRQDGNRRNPRHDHRRPGKGRAEKGRGEFGRQKGDKRKKNDEYKEYKRRKLNKQGDSADGESSNNPFSKEEIAAEERRPKRKVAVMIGYAGTGYKGMQVNGNEKTIEADLFKAFVAAGAISKANADDPKKSSLVRCARTDKGVHAAGNVISLKLIIEDEDIIDKINAELPEQIRIWGIQRTNNAFSCYQTCDSRWYEYLMPSYCLLPPHPETFLGRKLTELAKEHGVEDELAAKMEDVKDFWSEVEEKEIKPILARLDPETKAAVMERMHVAEEAEPEADKEPAKAEEGEAAEEKPASEEKPATEAPAAETAAETTAETTEAATDPDAMQTDSILESHKPKNRELGPVDFALRDIKAAYVAAKRRYRISTERLERLQEALNKYNGTRNFHNYTVQKSYFDASAKRHIKSFVVNPKPIIIHNTEWLSLKVHGQSFMMHQIRKMVGLASLIVRCGTPLKRMDESYQNQKMAIPKAPGLGLLLERPVFHNYNRKATESLGREAIDFGNYEEKIQEFKDKQIYTRIFSVEEKENSFHMFFNQIDQFKTNHFLWLTAGGMKAAEIARNTTGEKVQQDVDKQLGDEDEDPEGGEG; encoded by the exons ATGGCGGCAGACAACGAGGCTCCTGTCGCGAGCAGCGCAAGCGAATCCAAGCCTGCCCAGGGCTTGGGCGACTCCAATGCCGCTTCTAACAATGGCCAGTCGCGCCAGGATGGCAACCGTCGCAATCCCCGACACGACCACCGACGACCTGGCAAAGGCCGCGCCGAGAAGGGACGTGGTGAATTCGG CCGTCAGAAGGGCGACAAGCGCAAGAAGAACGACGAGTACAAGGAGTACAAGCGCCGCAAGCTGAACAAGCAGGGCGATTCTGCGGATGGCGAGTCTAGCAACAACCCcttctccaaggaggagattgctgCCGAGGAGCGACGGCCGAAGCGAAAGGTCGCTGTCATGATTGGATACGCGGGCACTGGCTACAAGGGCATGCAGGTGAACGGCAACGAGAAGACCATCGAGGCCGACCTGTTCAAGGcctttgttgctgctggtgctaTTTCGAAGGCCAACGCCGACGACCCCAAGAAGTCGAGTCTTGTGCGATGCGCCCGAACCGACAAGGGCGTGCACGCAGCCGGCAATGTCATTAGTCTGAAGCTCATCATTGAAGACGAGGATATTATCGATAAGATCAACGCCGAGTTGCCGGAGCAGATCCGTATCTGGGGTATTCAGAGGACGAACAACGCCTTCAGCTGTTACCAGACCTGCGATTCGCGATGGTATGAGTATCTCATGCCCAGCTACTGTCTTCTGCCGCCTCACCCCGAGACCTTCCTGGGCCGAAAGCTCACCGAGTTGGCCAAGGAGCACGGCGTGGAGGATGAActggctgccaagatggaggatgtcAAGGATTTCTGGtccgaggtcgaggagaaggagatcaAGCCTATCCTCGCGAGACTGgaccccgagaccaaggctgcTGTGATGGAGAGGATGCACGTTGCAGAGGAGGCAGAGCCTGAAGCAGACAAGGAGCCCGCAAAGGCCGAAGAGGGtgaagctgctgaggagaagccagcgTCTGAAGAGAAGCCCGCCACTGAAGCCCCTGCGGCAGAAACCGCTGCAGAGACTACCGCAGAGACTACCGAAGCGGCTACCGACCCCGATGCTATGCAGACCGACAGTATTTTGGAAAGCCACAAGCCTAAGAACCGTGAGCTTGGTCCAGTTGACTTTGCGCTTCGGGATATCAAGGCGGCGTACGTTGCTGCAAAACGCCGATACCGTATCAGCACCGAGCGTCTGGAGCGTCTCCAGGAGGCCCTCAACAAGTACAACGGCACGCGCAACTTCCACAACTACACGGTTCAAAAGTCCTACTTTGACGCCTCCGCGAAGCGACACATCAAGTCTTTCGTGGTCAACCCCAAGCCAATCATCATCCACAACACTGAATGGTTGTCTCTCAAGGTCCACGGACAGAGCTTTATGATGCACCAGATCCGCAAGATGGTCGGTCTGGCAAGTCTGATCGTCCGCTGCGGCACACCCCTGAAGCGCATGGACGAGAGCTACCAGAaccagaagatggcgatCCCCAAGGCTCCCGGTCTGGGTCTGCTGCTCGAGCGCCCTGTGTTCCACAACTATAACCGCAAGGCGACTGAGTCGCTTGGCAGAGAAGCGATCGATTTTGGAAACtacgaggagaagatccagGAGTTCAAGGATAAGCAGATTTACACGCGCATCTTTAGCgtagaggagaaggagaactc GTTCCACATGTTCTTCAACCAGATCGACCAGTTCAAGACAAACCACTTCCTGTGGCTGACGGCTGGTGGCATgaaggctgccgagatcGCCAGGAATACGACCGGTGAGAAGGTGCAGCAGGATGTCGACAAGCAGCTgggc
- a CDS encoding F-box domain-containing protein, giving the protein MNSPSLVNGHRPSSDSSTTAPVTSAVSLTSTSSTPSPSVSASASASTITSVHRHAPVPSSTSSSTASPLPPLAASSDSLKLTDDTSEELDNHSQQPSKDNCDRNRSAEEINPRLVKMPSELVGKTVSPFLKEHIPGLYAPFGKAKQALPQTPSRNPTVRKKDPNSKYCYRHRPDSKCRRAADETKMGFIQSELNSLSSADQEAITHVWSLFSAAPSKHRELMLQGIITQCCFPQLSTVSREVQEQLKIDFLAALPTELSYKILSYLDTVSLCKAAQVSRRWRNLADDDVVWHRMCEQHIDRKCTKCGWGLPLLERKKLMAWSRHQQVHRHPRAADVVELDEDAETQSSESRKRQADDHEHDEDDRGAKRPRVNGTSKSRQQLEQERKFRPWKDVYRDRFKVGYNWKTGRCSIKTFKGHENGVTCLQFDDNILATGSYDTTIKIWNIETGEVMRTLRGHTSAVRTLQFDDSKLISGSFDKTIKIWNWQTGECLSTLQCHTEGVLSVHYDGCTLASGSIDKTVKVFSFDTKQTFCLRGHTDWVNHVRIDSPSRVVFSASDDLSVRLWDLDSKQCIKTFLGHVGQVQQVLLMPADFEPDEMPHLDNSDAASVSSGRSNTPVAVPEQPANDRAAYGPGFADESRPLPPRYMLTGGLDNTVRLWDTATGKCIRSMFGHVEGIWGLVGDTLRVVTGANDSMTKIWEPRSGKCERSFTGHAGPVTCVGLSDSRMASGSEDGEVRLYSFEGERVEERGTPS; this is encoded by the exons ATGAACAGCCCCTCGCTCGTCAACGGCCATCGGCCCTCCTCCGACTCATCCACTACCGCCCCAGTCACCTCAGCCGTATCTCTTACCTCTACTTCCTCGACTCCTTCGCCTTCTGTTTCCGCCTCTGCTTCCGCCTCAACAATAACATCTGTACATCGCCATGCTCCTGTGCCGTCCTCGACTTCAAGTTCCACCGCctcacctcttcctcctctggctgCCAGCAGCGACTCTCTGAAGCTCACCGACGACACCTCCGAGGAACTCGATAAccattctcaacaaccttcGAAGGACAACTGCGACCGAAACCGATCCGCCGAAGAAATCAACCCACGCTTAGTCAAGATGCCTTCTGAACTGGTCGGTAAGACCGTCAGTCCCTTCCTGAAGGAGCACATCCCCGGTCTCTATGCACCCTtcggcaaggccaagcaggccCTTCCTCAGACACCCAGCCGCAATCCCACTGTTCGCAAGAAGGATCCCAATAGCAAGTATTGCTATCGTCACCGCCCCGATTCCAAGTGTCGACGTGCTGCCGACGAGACCAAGATGGGCTTCATCCAAAGT GAACTCAACAGTCTTTCGTCAGCCgatcaagaagccatcacgCATGTGTGGTCGCTGTTCTCCGCAGCCCCTTCAAAACACCGCGAGCTGATGCTCCAGGGCATCATCACTCAATGCTGCTTCCCTCAGCTCTCCACCGTATCGCGCGAGGTCCAAGAACAGCTAAAGATCGACTTCCTTGCCGCCCTCCCCACCGAACTCTCCTACAAGATTCTGAGCTATCTCGACACCGTATCGCTCTGCAAGGCGGCGCAGGTCAGCCGACGATGGCGCAACCTGGCTGACGATGATGTCGTGTGGCACCGCATGTGCGAACAGCACATCGACCGCAAATGCACAAAATGCGGCTGGGGTCTACCGTTGCTGGAGAGGAAAAAACTCATGGCGTGGAGCCGCCACCAACAAGTACACCGACATCCGCGGGCCGCCGAcgtggttgagcttgacgaggacgCCGAGACACAAAGCAGCGAATCGCGAAAGCGCCAAGCCGACGATCACGAGCACGATGAGGACGACAGAGGCGCAAAGCGACCACGAGTAAACGGCACGAGCAAATCGCGACAACAGCTCGAACAAGAGCGCAAGTTCCGACCGTGGAAGGATGTCTACCGGGATCGTTTCAAGGTGGGGTACAACTGGAAGACGGGTCGTTGCTCCATCAAGACCTTCAAGGGTCACGAGAATGGTGTCACGTGTCTCCAGTTTGACGACAACATCCTGGCCACGGGCTCCTACGACACGACCATCAAGATCTGGAACATTGAGACGGGAGAGGTGATGCGCACGCTGAGAGGCCACACGTCAGCGGTGCGAACGCTCCAATTCGATGATTCCAAGTTGATCAGCGGTAGCTTCGACAAGACGATCAAGATCTGGAACTGGCAGACCGGGGAGTGTCTCAGCACGCTCCAATGCCATACCGAAGGTGTCCTATCGGTCCACTATGACGGCTGCACCCTGGCTTCGGGCTCGATTGacaagacggtcaaggtgTTTAGCTTTGATACCAAGCAGACGTTTTGTCTGCGGGGCCATACCGACTGGGTCAACCACGTGCGCATCGACTCGCCCTCGCGAGTTGTGTTCTCGGCATCGGATGATCTCTCGGTCAGGCTCTGGGATTTGGACTCGAAGCAATGCATCAAGACTTTCCTCGGCCATGTGGGCCAGGTGCAGCAGGTTCTCCTGATGCCGGCGGACTTTGAGCCGGATGAGATGCCCCATTTGGACAACTCGGATGCGGCATCGGTGTCGAGCGGCCGGAGTAACACCCCGGTTGCAGTCCCGGAGCAGCCCGCGAATGATCGGGCGGCCTACGGACCGGGCTTTGCAGACGAGTCTCGACCGCTGCCTCCACGATACATGCTCACTGGTGGCCTGGACAACACAGTTAGACTCTGGGACACGGCCACTGGCAAGTGCATCCGCAGCATGTTTGGCCATGTCGAGGGCATCTGGGGTCTCGTCGGTGACACCCTGCGGGTAGTCACGGGTGCCAATGACTCGATGACCAAGATCTGGGAGCCTCGTTCTGGCAAGTGTGAGCGCAGCTTCACCGGACATGCTGGCCCTGTGACATGTGTCGGTCTCAGCGACAGCCGCATGGCGAGTGGTagtgaagacggcgaggtTCGCTTGTACAGCTTCGAAGGTGAGCGGGTTGAAGAACGTGGCACGCCTTCGTAG